The DNA sequence ATGACTTTGGCGCTTTTGTCTTCagactgttaagacaaatgtAATAAAGAGTAATTTGAACCCGGTCTGGAATCAGGTGCTTATACTATCTGTTCCTGAGGCTTTTGGCCCATTGGATTTGGTAAGGCTAAATTTTAACTGTTCTTTTTGTCAAAACGGAAATAAATTGTGTTCTACATGATGAAACTGAATTCCTCCCTGATTTCCAATAATGCCATACACCCTTTAATTATTTTCATTGTAAAGTCAAACCCTGATATTATAACCTCCAAATTGTTGACTCCTATGTATATACATATCAGAAGAAAAGGATTATGTGGAAATTTCTCATGATCTTGTCATATGTTGATTTTTTAGCATTTATTAGATGATTTTGTCCTCGCCTTTTTAATCAGCAGTCAAAATCAACATATGACAAGGTCATACGAAAATCTGTCACATTCTGATGATGATGTGGTATGAGGAAATGGAATTTTATGTTAACAGATGTGTGTAATGCATTGCAGAAGGTGTTTGATCACGACTTGTTTTCGGCTGATGATATAATGGGAGAAGCACAGGTAGATCTTCAGCCCCTGATTGCATCAGCAATGGCATTTGGAGATGCTGGAATGTTTGATGATATGCAGATAGGAAAATGGCTAAAATCGCACGACAATGCACTAAAACATGATAGCACAGTTAATATAATTAATGGCAGGGTTAAACAAGAGATATCACTTAAGCTCCAGCACGTTGAATGTGGAGAATTAGACTTAGAACTCGAGTGGATACCTCTATAACATTAACATCATGTATAGTTAATTATTAGGCCAATTTAGTAGAGTTAGAGGTAGCTAGTTTTTGGATCCTCCGATTTGAtattaaaaagtttttaaaaattctcTTGCAAAGTAATCGGACCTATCGATTACATATTCctatacaaaaaaaaagcaCATAACAAAGCCAATAAAATTAGATTGCACACATCTAACATTCTTTatccataataaaaaaatttagccaCAAAATAAACCTCTGGTTCTACGTCTTTTATTTATTCAcagaaataaaataacaattttaattttaatttttatgtaatgGGTATTAAAGGTTAGAtatagccgaccccacttagtgggacaaggctttgttgttgttgtattaaaggttagatatatatatactctTACTCTTGACTATATATATTTACAGTGGCACCTATGCGGCTATGCCCAATGAGATGATAGGAAATTAGTAATGAAAATGCTATCACGGGGGATTAATTTAGACACCCCTCCTCAGCTCTCCCCCCTACCGAATATTACGTCAGAAAGCTCGTCTGTAGGAaaggataatataaaaaatctgatgaaataacaataataaacaTGACCTATGTTACAAATTTAAACAGTAAAATATTGATTTTAAGTTTGAAGGTCCAAAGCCAAAATAACTCAAACGACAATTTTAAGGATTAAATAACGGTGTATACTTCAATTATTTCAGTAGGCTCTGGTGGTTTTGGGTTGACTCTTGCTTTGTTATTATAGTCCATCAAACATTCAcgtaaaattaattatttgggTCACATGCTTAAAAAAACCTATCCTGAAATATCAGCCATTAAAATTAAcgattattataaaatatatattaaaatataagatatatactaaaaataaattaaaatatacatatattatatacataataattaattttaatatataaataatatttaaaaattataataattaacttcaaataataaaaaaataaattatactaaaatttaatcattaaaattatccattatgtataattatatatatttatacacattaatttttatatattttaaattatatatcaatCATCAGAATAATCAAAtttgcaaaataaaataattaaacttataAATGATTAAGTTTGTTTATACTAATAGCATAataaattttggtaaaaatttaGGTGCATTTAATTTTATGTGAAGTGAATAACCGTGAgtcttaaataatttaataaatttgattaaattgtCATGTAACAGTTTTAAACTATTAACTTCACACAAAATTAACTATACTTgacaatttaattaaatttatcaaatcATTTAagacttttaattatcaattttatataaagttAATTACATCTGAATTCCCATCAAAATTTATGCTAAAaactataaattttttataagatattaaatatttattggTAGCGGAATAAGTGAGGGTGAAAAtggtataataataataataataataataataataataataattaacattAACATGACTACAAGGCAACACTATTAACTATATATTATTGCCAATCTACACCACTACATCATCACTAAGGTAGGTACTAACCTTTACATGCAACGtagaaaaatcaaaatcataaaCGCGAGTAGTAGTAAAGTAGTAGCGAAAGTCAACAACAACGAGACTCAACTCAGCTCAGGGCTCGCGTACCACTAGCTGCAGTTTGTTATTGTCGTCGTCGTTTTCAATGTGATTATTCCGGACCTCACCGCCACCAAACGACGCTGCATTTTGTTTCTGTTTCGTTCGGTACTTCAACAGATACACCAAACCCGAAGCCAATAACAGAACCGCTCCGACCGTTCCACACACCACGCTCGCCGCCATCAGCGCCTTCGACACTCGGTCGCCGCCGTTGGGACCGACGGCAACAGAGGCTTCGCGGAGCCATGACGGCGGCGCAGCGGGGGAGTTCATGGCCCTAGGAATCGCCACGTTGGAGGAGGTGGTGGAGGACGGAGATGAGTTCTGGCTGTCGCTGTTGAAGAATGACCTCATCTCCGGCGAGGATTTGGCACCAGCGGTCGGCGACAATGTCTGGAAGACGAGGCCGTGATCAGACGGCCGTAGCTCCCTGGCGGAGGAATCTCCAATGAGGATGAGGCTGAGCGCGACAATGACGATGGCGATTACGGCGGTTTCCGCCATGAGAATTGAGGTGATAATTTATTAGTTGGTTATTGGGAGAATTGGTGACATGCATTAGAAGTTAGAAGAAAGAAAAGTCGTGTGTATATATAGAAATTAAGAGAGTGTGAAACGGTGCCGTTTTGCCATTTGTGATTTACTGAAGAGTAACGAACACACTTAAAACTTTAAGCTTGTGAGGGTGAGGaaggtcaaagaagatggaaACTCTGTCGGAGCATAAAGTAGTTATGCAttgctcctctctctctctctctctctccactCGCCGCTCTCTTCTTTGtccttttactatttatttagtcctctcccttttcctttttctgtcaatttattccaaataaatacaaaaatttctGTATTTTACGGTGCGCGTTACACTTTTTAACAATattactgtttttttttttggacatttACAATATTACTGTTTTGAAATGAATTAGTAATGGGAGAATTATCGTGTTTTGGGCTTTTGGCCCAAATGAGCCTGGTTTGGCTAAATGCAATCTGCAAAGGAATTTGCCTCGATAATGACAAGACTCGAAGAAGTAGTTTTGGCTAACTCCGTGCCAATGGTCACGGTAAGATGAGGGAAGTATTTTTTGGAATGAGTAGGCATAAAAAGTACGTAGGAGGTGAAAATGACCTCTCAATCTTTTTTAACACTAgaaagaataaaatataatttcttaatattaattttataaatggaactaaaaataaatataaaaaaaataataaaaaataaaattaaacaattgacactatttaattttttttattagggAGGATTCATTCTCGTAAGCAATGAATCAAGTTAAAAGTGAGCAAGGACTATTGTCGAAATAAATATCAAAATAGTTTCTGAAGTTGTACTCGAATCtctcaaagtaatccctgaagtTAATAATTTCTCAAATTCGTTCCTAAAATTGCACTCCGGGACTCATAGTAGCCATTGAAATAATTACCGTCCATCCTTGCTACCGAAAACCTGAGCTGGAttgaaacgacgtcgttttgtatttatttaaaaaaaataaaacctaATCCCCAATACGACGTcgttttatatttataaaaaaaaactaattctTATCTTCACCAATTCTCTTCTTCACtgatgttcttcttcttcttcaatttcatagAAGCAACGATATCTTCAGAACCAACAAAAATcacagaattaaaaaaaaaactaacaattacaaaaaatcacaaaaaagaactaacaacaattaaaaaAGATCAATTAACCTAAATAACTAGCATCAATCAACCTAAATAGCAACAATCacaaaaaacaacaacaattacAGAATCAAGAACACAAAAAATCAACCATGACAGCTACATTAAAACACAATCATCACCAGCAATAATCATccaaaatattaaacaataatgattcaataactaaaaaaattaaaaaaataactcacCTTTGCCgcagagaagagaagaaggatGTAGAAGGAGACAGAGAGGAAAACAGAGAGCAGATGGCGACAAATAGGGAGGGGCTGTCAGCCGGGACAATGGAGAACGTCTGGAGCGCCTGCCTCGTTGTGGAGCTGTTGGTGGGCTTTGGAGTTGCCAGTGAGTGCGGCGGGCTTGAGAGCGAAGACGGCGGTGACGAAGGGTTGGTGGCGGTTGACGGAGCGCTTGAAAACAGTGAAAAAGTGTGAAATTTGGACAGCGAGGTCAGAGAACACTTCGATCTCGTGGTGGTGCGAAAAAGCAAATTGGGAACATGAAAGACTAGGTTGGGGAGGGACGATTGGTGCGGCACCAAAATGGAGGCCGGCGACAAAGAGGGTTGGGGAAAGCTTGCTTGTGAGGGAGAGAAGGGGAAGGGAAAGGGCAGATTGGGGAAGGGGAAAGGGAAGAGTTGGGGAAGGGAAAGGGAAGGTTCGGAAAAGAGTGGGGTTTAgtgtgttttatttatttatttatttatttatttatttatttaaataaacgTAAAACTACGTCGTTTCCAAtgttcctttctttttttttttacttctcAAAACAACGTCGTTTTAAGATTCTGACGAACGGAAAATTTCTCAAGGACTACAATGAGTCCTAGAGTGTAATTTCAGGGACAAATTTGAGGAATTATTAACTTCAGGAATTACTTTGAGATTCGAGTGCAACTTCAGGAACTACTTTGAGGTTTATCTCGACTATTGCCTTTAAAGAGTACATAGGCGGTGATTCAGGTTAAAAGTGACTAGTGACAATTGCCCCTATGACAAAATTTGGGTGTCATGTCAACTATATCTATATCTGTTCAATTTATATTCTtgatatcattttttatttttagtgtaGAATTTTAGtggtattttttaataatgtggagaattaatatatttttttctttttaattttcatatagAACCGTGAATGGAGTAGGCCACGGATATGGGATGCATGTGTGCTTTACCAAGGTGTGGTTTCAAGCGTGAAGAACTCAGACGATGCGAGTGGAAGAAGCTTGATCGGACGGTCCAATTTGCTGGGACAAATTGATCCATATTGTGTACATTTGGTATAAAATGTCAAAGGCTCCGACTCATACATCTGGTAGTCTCCTCTTCGGATGGTATAATCTTTCATCGCCATAATAAGAGCTTCCTTAGAACTGAATTCCATTCCAACGGCAAATTCACCATCTGCGACCGTAAGAATTTCTACCACGACGACAGccatatgaaaaatatttaatacagaaatatttaataactgaaattaaaagtaaatcaatACTCACTACATCAACATTAATATAAATAAACTTTCTATTAGGTTATTATCTCActtttaacataataaaaacataaacacataaataaatattgattaatgcatactaattaatatttaactaaatcaATAACtcactaaaaatattattatcttaaatttaACTACATAAACACATAAACAATTTCTAATTGAGCATAGTTTTACAAGTCACTTAACTATTTGGTCCATCGATCAATATAGATTATTACAAAATTCTAATCTTtcgtataaatatatgtatttacGTACATGCACTCATATATTCCGGAAACTCTGGCGCATGCATGGCTTCCAAGTCCAGAACTTGCATGAAAGATGGCTCCTCAAATAGATGTTCGTTTGCGAGTGCATTTGTAACGTCTGTCACATTCGGAGCCATTGTCCCGTCACCTTCATCTTCGTCT is a window from the Arachis stenosperma cultivar V10309 chromosome 3, arast.V10309.gnm1.PFL2, whole genome shotgun sequence genome containing:
- the LOC130965221 gene encoding uncharacterized protein LOC130965221; the encoded protein is MAETAVIAIVIVALSLILIGDSSARELRPSDHGLVFQTLSPTAGAKSSPEMRSFFNSDSQNSSPSSTTSSNVAIPRAMNSPAAPPSWLREASVAVGPNGGDRVSKALMAASVVCGTVGAVLLLASGLVYLLKYRTKQKQNAASFGGGEVRNNHIENDDDNNKLQLVVREP